GTGGCATCTGGCAACccaattgtgaaaaaaaatgtcggCTATGTaaatttctgcaaaccacagatatgttgaaactatAATTATCTTTATGTTGaagctttatgtttctttaggttaaattttatgttgtgacaatgacaatgactgttttggtcaccacaaacattgGTGCACAGGAGTTCTCCTAAAaaagtatccagtggtttcacacttgcaaatgttgaaacagagtctcaaactgcagtcactggtttGGCAGtgatataaacataaaaatgtcagcATGCAACCTACAATCTTAGTATTTCTGGTAAATCCAGGAGTAATCCTGTTGTATCTGTTGATGTGTATGTGGTTCTGACCTTTCTGTCTCCAGCCTTCTGGGATGCCACACGAGCCTTTATGTTGCTGGCGGTGCTGAGCTGCTTCGCCGGCGTGGTGCTCGGTCTGAGCGCCTTCACTAATGGCACCAAGAACAGGAGAGTCCGTACAGGCGGCATCGCCCTGGTCCTGTCAGGTAACATACACACTTACTGACAGGGTGACCTGGTGGTTGGAGAGACAGCCCTGTCAGCTCAAGGTTATGTACTAAATTCATCTTCAACCTCAATTCAAATTCATCCTGATTGTATGTCTGTGGTTGAAGATTATAGAGCAATTCGAGTTACAAAAACATGCTGCTATGGTTGCCTTTTTCCCTGCATTAGAGTAATTTGTCTCAGGTCAGTGGATACCCAGGGGTTAGTTCAAAAATCTGTATCATGCTATGATGGATAATTGTTGTGAAGTGCAAAATGGTGCACTTTAAATATATGTTGACCAGTTATATAGGTTGGAGCTTCTTGCATGTATCTGGACTTCTTGCTGAGTGGATTTTTAAAGTTTCCTTTCACCCTCTGTTCTCAGGTTTTCTTGCTCTGCTGGCTTTGGCAATTTACACCGGAGTGACTGTCACCTTCTTTGGCAAACGCTTCTTGGACTGGCGTTTTTCCTGGTCCTACATCATCGGCTGGGTGGCCATCATTTTGGCTTTTGCAGCAGgtattcactgtttttatttatttacagtagtTTCTTCATATTGGAAAGATGTTcatttatacagtatgtaaattgTGAAGCAATTAGATGTGTGAAGCAGCCCAGAGGCATAATAGAACTACACCAGTGCTTCAGGCTCTGCCCAAAACCAGTAAACTGTCCAATaagaaaaagttttaaatgtcttttgatttttcttctcttgttttatAGAAAGGTAAGTATTTAAAGCCTCTATTTGTAGGATTTGAACATTTCAGTCTTCAGTAAAATACTACTTAACTAACAATAATCCACAACTtccacagtaaaaaaaaaacaatgctttcCCTTTCTTTGAAAACAATTATTGGTCATAGTGAGctggatttctttttgaaatgaTGAACATATCTTGAAGAATAACCTTTATCAGTTATATTTGAAGATTCCTGTTTTACTTTACACTCTCgcaaaataaagacttttttctgtatttcaggtgtgtttcagctcTGTGCTTACCAGCGGACCACTGCAGAACCTGCTCCTTCAAATAACCCGGACAGCTGAACACGATGATCACACTGATCAGCTCGAAGACTGTTGCAATGAACGCCACTGCTGCTTTTGAGTACCTAGAATGGAATAAATAGAAATCATAAGACTCCTGTGTGGTTTCACTGCAACACTAATCATCTGACAACACTCAGTTTTTATCTTGACCCCAACACTTAGAAAACACCTTACCTTTCTGCAGGACCTCATACATTACCTAGAAGAAACCATCTCACACCTCATCATATCTGGGAGCAACAGACCCTGGAACTGTTaaagtttttaaacagtttttattttcttcaggTATGGATGAAACAAAGTGGAGTGAGAAACATTTCGTCTcactacttttgtttttaccagATTAAATAACACATGAAAGGACTTCCTGTACAATTCCTTGAGCGATGTGTGTGCCACTGAGCAGAATTAAAATGTCCATTG
This window of the Pagrus major chromosome 11, Pma_NU_1.0 genome carries:
- the lim2.2 gene encoding lens intrinsic membrane protein 2.2, with the translated sequence MLNTLAGGGTLCGVAALVLLIVSTATDFWMQYRYSGSSANQGLWRFCINHKCHAHTITVAFWDATRAFMLLAVLSCFAGVVLGLSAFTNGTKNRRVRTGGIALVLSGFLALLALAIYTGVTVTFFGKRFLDWRFSWSYIIGWVAIILAFAAGVFQLCAYQRTTAEPAPSNNPDS